AAGACATTAACTTCATCATCAAACTACCCAGTGGACTGTCTGCCTGGTCATGATTATGTTTCCATGTCTGTCGTTAACAATGCCTTATTAAACATCATCCTCATATCAATATCTCCGTTATCATATCGAATTCAGTGCCGACACTGATGGTGAAATGCATAGACCTTACAGCCGAGGTAATGGTCATCGTTGATATCATATAGCAAGGTGACGTAACGAGACATTTCCCCGCATATTCGTCCAGCCGATCTCAGAGGCAAATTGGTCCAAGCCAAGGATGCAAGATCCCGGGAAAGAGAGTCATAAATGACCACAGAGTGCAATCACTTGCCAAATAGGCCGTAATACTAAATGACCCAAACCATTTCCCCCTATATAGCCAATGACGTGACGAACTTATATTGTGACATCACTTATATTCTTCctttaaaataatatatttcattttgcgtTCAAGGATGAAAGCACCATAGAGATATGTTGGTTATCACACATAGTAATGAATACATCATCTCTATGATAATATCATTTTCTGACTGTGTATTCGGAAGTGTCACGACGAGACGTACTGACGAGACAGGGCATGGTGTGCATAGTATGATTCTCTGTTACTCACATTTTGATAGTCCgacttgtttctttttgtgaaaTTTCTACCGGGTTATTGATTCCGCTCCATGCTGCTTTCTAGCTCTAGAAAATTGCATGAATGGCTCTATATCACAACGCGGCCATGCCATATTGAGTATTCTGCGATGTACCGTGTATTTACAAAGCACCCGTTCTTAGATCTAGAaaagcaacagaaaaaaaaaatcttcaaaatctgGGTACACTTCAGTAACTCTTATCTGGTACTGCATTCCTGCTTTCCTCCATTTTCTTCAAGTCCAAGTATTCAAGAATGGACAGGAAATGAACGTTGTTAATTAGGTTCAGAAAATAATTTCACACCAACTTCTTTCGAGATACACGCTCGTCACTTAAAGTGAATTGCAAATTTCATACGTGTATCATTAACAAATTCCATTCCTCTTTCCTGACCGAAGCAAGAGCCAATATAACGTATGCGGGCGTAAGGTAATTAGTCTGCGGGAACGGGAGATAAACTCGATCAGTCTTCATTGTCGACactcatgcattttatgtcttTATTGCTGAGTGAACGTTCTTAATAATGGCTAAAGCTGCATTTAGCCGCCACATTATCATCAAATTAAAGAATGGCGTTCGACTCATCTACTCCCTCACACTATTTTTTTCTCCACATCATTGTCGCTGAACTagattcaagtttattttctcATGAGCGACAAAAGAGGAAGCCACTTTTTCTAATGAACGTACAGCGAATGAATCGTAATTCATGTGTTGAGCGGTCTCCGCCTGATAGCACCAGGCAATATCATCACATCGGAGTGGAAGGGCGGGAGAGGGGGAGAAATCCCCGCTGCTTCCGCTCGGCGAGTCGGGCTCCAGCTCTATCGGGCTAATATCGATTCAATATGGTAATGGGAAGTCAAATGATGAATTAGTGTGATTACGTATATGCCTGCAGCTAGCATAATCGTACCCGACAACCAACCTTGTGCGCCCTCACCGTTATACATGATTACAattcactccccccccccctcttctttCCATCGCCTTTCCCTCCCTAAGCGCTTCGCGGTATCCAGGGATTTTGCATAACAGACATCGCCATTATACCTACTTAACAAAAATCTACTGAATCTAGGTAGACCTTAATTTATGCCACCATGAATACTTGAATAGACGTGCAGCTTGATTGCTGTATTTTTGCAGGTAAGCACTCATCGGTCTCAGCTATAGCTTAATGTTAATCACGAGCCCCGGCTTGATTCCTTCTGGATGGATTAAATGGAAATATCACATGtctatttcaagaaaatacattATCATATGTGTCTAGACATTTAAGATATAAATGTCAACACGGGAAAATGGCATATGCTGCCGACCAACGAAATTCCATTGCGGCTATTTTGCACTCGTGCTAATGTATGATTTTTTCAGGATTTTGAAATGTTACTGCTTTGTCTCCTAActtctaacctttttttttaatcgcctGGCACACTCTGGAATTTCGACCCCCTTCCAGACATCAACCATACTACTGTCAAAAgtagcattattattatgacgTAACGTAATGGTTACCTTGAACGAAACTTGGCAGTCTTAAAGACAgtgtcaaggtcaaaggttggAGTGTTGGAGAAATCTGTTTACCGATCAAGAGCGAAAAACCAGTGGACCAGCCATCCCCCATTAACTCTGTAATTGCTATCGGCAACTTGTTTGTATATAGCGTCAAAAGTACCTTAGTAATGATGGTCACCAGTTGGTTAAAGATGGCCACCAAGCAATGACAACAATGTTCAAAGGCGGTTAGGGTGTAGACTTTGTGCACATTACGAATGCTTGGATTATGCAAGGtaataaaaacaattttgaaaaagATCGGATCGACAAAGATAGCATCAGCACATCACGTCGTCTTGTTGTGCTGTGTGTCTTGAACACGATTAATTTTGTCATCACTGCTAGGACATCACGTATAGCACCTTCCAGTCTGCTGAACATTAACCCCACACTACAATTCACATTACAACTGGATATCTCACCTTCCGGAAGTAACAAGATTCAAGTGGTGGAATAAAGAGAACTGAGTACAGAATGATGCGCGCATGAGATCTATGGAGCTAGGATCATTtttgaaagagggagagaaagaacaacaacaacaacagcaacaagttAATGGTATTTCTAAATTGTCTACAGGGTGATGCTCCCTTTAAAGTGACAACCACTTGAACCGGTCGACCTGAGAAGAGAAAAACGTGACTAGTCATAATAGTTTGATAATGAGAGAGAACTTTGATAACAAAAGCCCGCTGAGcggagaaggggagagatggaCGCTCGCTCCCGAACATAATTGGGTCTTTAACCATCGTACTCACGCCATCTCATCCCATTATCCCAGGGCTATGATAGGGATGTTTATAGGCATCTTCTAGTCAATGAGACACTCTATCAACACCATATCGGCCCTTGATGGTGGAATATATGGTCCGGCTGATGAGCAGTGACCGCACTAAATTTGCTCCCTCGCAGATACATAaaccccccttctctctctctctatttgtttgtctttatctttctcttgctcctcttttttttttctctttctcatccCAAGATGGTTCATGGTCCGCGTATAGGTTGAACAACTTGATGAATCTTCCGTTAACTGTGACTGTTACAGTTCCGTAGATAACACTGCAGATGTGAAAATTGGATTGAATTAtatatgtgtgcgtgtttgtttgtttgtttgactttgAGTGTGTGTTCGCTTGTACGACGCAATTAGCAATCTAGCCTGATCACTTATCTATTTTCTTTACTGtcaatttattttcttatttcagaCCAGTGCGAATTCGAGTGTGATCGAGTGAGCTaagactgttttgtttttgtttgtttgtttttgtttgtttatttgtttttacttgCCTCGGCATGGTTGTGACGATCAGAAGTTGGTTGATATCATTTGGTTTTAGCCCTGAAGCTTTAACGGCACCAAATGATCGTAAAAATGTGATAGGACATGTGCTAGAGCGCAACTTTACTTGACCGGTGGTCAGACAATCATTTGACATCGACGCGCGATACTTACCTACCAATGACCGCTACAGCAGTACCCAGCAATACTTTGGTATGTAGAAGACTCGTAGAAACTGCGTCATTTCGATCTCGCTTTCGTCCAATGGAAATCCTGAATACCTCACTTAAAACGGATATTGGCCTCCACGCTAAGAAGCTAGCGGCGCGTAACATGCCTTAACAAACAAAACGTTCGAGACGTGAGCGAAGAGCCAAAGGTTATCATTCTggcattttgtttctttctgccCAAGTCAATACAAGCACATGCATACTACAATGATTTGATTACCAAGAGGCTTATCCGCTCCCCTACCAGCCACCCCCACGGCTCTGAGCTTTTTAAAGTAGTTCTTCATTCTGTGCATAGACCATGAAACCCGGCTTTTTAACCTTTGCCCAAACTGTATTTAAGTGTTCTACTGAGATGAtacagtaatacatgtatccCGGCACCTAGTGAGGCTCGAACGCACATTCGTGTCAAAAGGATTGAGACTCTTCTTCCTATTAACGCGTCTGATATCTATTGTAAAATTCGTctcaagtgtgtatgtgtgtgtgtgtgtgtgtgtgtgtatgcatggaCCTACAGTAGGtccataatgtgtgtgtgtagctgATAATAAAACGTTCAATTACCTTTGGAAGGGATATCCCCGATCGGCCTTGTTAACTGGTTCGCCTCCAGCTGCTTGGAATAGTTATCTGTCATATTTTAATAAATCCTGGGTCACACGGCAGACCTGTCTTTGAAGAAGTCCAAGATAATTATATCAATTTCCTACAGATGAGCGGATGGCTGAAATTTCAGACATTGTTGTTGTACAACTGTTATTTGACACGATGCCGTGGGTTGAATACTCAAATCAGACCGACAATTatcagattcagattcatctTTATTGATCTGTGATAGGACATAgaaattttgtcaaaatatcatCAAATTTGTTTCGGAGATCTAGAGGTGAATCACAAATCTTAGCGACATAAATTAAGGAACAATTAGAGATGAGAGAGTAGTGACATTTTCTATGTATCAGCAAATCTTTGAAGTATTTGCTATTTCCTTACGTTATGACTAAGAAAACATGTGGTCaatatgatgaatgaaaatcaaGCAACAGATCAACGAAAATTCAGAATTAatcgtgtatgtgtgtgtgctggtTAGTTTGTCTCGTAAGTTGAGAACAGTCGAATAAAAAAGTTTACGTTATgggaaaaaaaaggttaaaataGTGATATTCTCTCCAATTCAGGTGATAGGCTTTTAATGAATTCCACCCATAACGAGGTTTCGGTCACCTGACCGCAGGAAACTCGCCAATCACAAGGGCCAACGTCATAGGTAACTGAGTCATTACTTTCTCAATAATTTGTCCAGCTCTGTTCTGatgttcattgatttttttttttttgaattctcATCTTATTCAAGATTCTATTTTGCATTTCGACATTTCAAGAATCGTTCACGATGTGCCAGTTTTCATGTTTAGCGGCAGGATTCTATAGCCCTGGTTTGACCACTTACTTATCTGAAGACATTTCAGCTGACCTCATAGCTCTTATAGAGTGTAATTTCTTATGGAAACAGACCATCTTTCATTGCGGTttccacacacgcacacacacacacacgcacacaacaaaaacaaaaacaaaaacaaaaacgaaagaaaagagaaacactCAGACATGCAAGTGCAGGGTAGAGAAATGAAACCCGAAGTTTACTGAGCACCAGACACCATTAATTTCCATGATTTCGATCAGCTGACATCCACTCGTGGCCCTCGAATCAGTAGACACGCCTCTCCAGACTTCCTACAGCGTGTGATCCAACCGACTgagtgtgtgcgcgcgtgcgtGCATGTGTGCGCTTGTGTGTGGATGTTATTAAGGGTCGCGGAAGAGTTTTATGTTTTGCTTGTATTTTTATAGAGGGATCCAGGGGCCACACCAACTCCATccgtaatgggggggggggggggtaatcagcgatcatttttcttttttagccaTTGATATTCGTTTTAGCAAAAAGTGGGTGTATGTGAGTGCCTgcgtgtgtatgggggggggggggttgctgtCCCATCCTCATCCAAGTCTCGTTTcccatatgtgtgtgtgtgtgtgtgcgcgcgcgtgtgtgtgtgtgagtatgtcaCTCCGCGGGCGTGTACACTGTGTATGTACGAACTACGCGGAAAACATTGATAGGCCAAGTAAAGCAGATCACACTTTGACACTCTGTATAATTAGAATGCACCTTCTGTTTATTATTAATTTCGACATGATACACAGTTTActcttcttcattttattcTGCCCCCACGAAGAGGACTTTCTATGGTCCTTTGAGGTTTCACGGCGTGAAATTATAGGAGATACTCCCGTCTGTAAATTTGCATTTTTCTCGTGTAACAGATAATGCCTCCTGCAAAGTCAACAACTCCACCAACAACATCAACGCTCACAATATCAGACAACGGAGCGAAATTCGCGTCTGATGTCAGATCGAAAGTAAAGAGAGATTCCACAAGTCAGTATTCATATATTCCGACACCAGTGTCGGCCCATGTCGTGCCTCGGTGATCGATGACACGGGGGCATGGCAGAAATGAGGATGTTTTACATCATTATCCCATCAAAGGCGGGCGGAAATCAATGGTGAGGTTAACCGTGCAGGCGAGCAGACCTGATATCGATAATGCAACGAGATCGTCGCAAGTTCTCGGCGAGTGCATTTTCAACGTTGTGTGCCGCTGGCATCCTGTGCGCCTGCGCGTGGCAACATGTTACTGCGTGCGTTGTGTCTCAACTTCGCAGTCGAGTTGttaccaaagatagtagagataacaAGATAGGAAGATGCatgataaaaatggacacaaaatggctaccctacatgacgatacaaaagagagctaagtacaaactcagtacacctagaaacatcattcatttccaaaggtattggtatttttattatcttaaaaatattcaaaaattatagtcgtagcttttttttcgattaaggggattattttgaagaacgagattttaaagtaataaggattatttcgtggaggtaaaaatttgacaacaacatgatctcacaatcaaagacgcttgataaacaacaacaacacacggACActcatcacctgagacgcgctgtctttgaagttgttgttgtttctcgaGCGccaatacgcttgaggaccgcgcgctgtccatttgttttgtacaggattaacgcgcactttcctgtcttttgttgttACACACAAACCACTATCACCCAATTTCCCCTGTTATCGTTAAGGCCAGACATACCGGTAACTGACCCGAGTTATGATTATGTGATATGAGATTAAGAACATTTTCGTTTTGATGAAACACGGATATTTTATGAGTGCATTCCGCagaagggggtggggtaggTAGCGTTTACTCTACAGTATTTAACGGGCGACGTATCAAGCCAGCAGCACGGCGATAAAAGTTCGCTGTCATTCACAGCGCGACCGCTTTGCTCACACACACCAACTAGCACGAGTGGTAATACGCCCctcgccctctctctctctctcactgctATGCTACCGCTCTTTCTGTCTCTTCTCGTAAGGTTGTCTCTCATACTCGTGAATACCGCTACCACGGCGTGTTCAGCCACCTGAGCTCTCTGTTGGGCAGGCACAACACGGATATTTCCATCTACCGGGCTTTGCTATCATTCAGCCCTGGAGTGTCAATGCTGCCCAAATCGTATTTTATCCATTCTCATCACTGGATCGAATATCACAGCGTGTTTGTTCCCATCTCGCTGCAGTCGGTGGTTTGAGCGGATGGAAAAGTTCGAGTAGGCATGCTACCATCGCGCTAACTTTGTTTACGGTAGCACTATTTCCGTATCGACACATGTCGACCGGACGGACATCAGTGTGAAGAAGCCGCCAGTGGTCTCGGACACTGGTACTCTCACTGGGGCGGTCAAGCGTGCAGTGACCAGTGTTTGTGCCTGCAATTCACCCGAATCGTACCGATTGTATAGAAGAAGCTGCAGAAAGAGTCATATTACAGCGCTGCATTGTATTCACTGTACAGAAAATGGATATGGCTGGAGTTCGTATCATCAGACGGGAGTGTATGATATCGGCATGGATTGCTTTAGTCGTGTTGTCGCAATATTTTTCAGTGGTGCAATGTGTAGGACTCCCAGATGGGGAGACGATCGACCTCTCTGTCATGCTACCCAAGGATCCCCTGCCTTCTGTCAAGAGCGAGACGCCGTGGTTGCCCGAAGGCAGACATTATCCCTACCACCTCCAAATGGTCATGCCAGCCATGCGCATTGCCGTGGAGAAAGTGCAGGAGACTTTGATCACGAACCACACGATCGTCCTCCACGTCGACGACACACACTGCTGGACGAACACGGCCCAACTTGCGGCCGCCGACATATTCATCAAACACCGAGTCATGGCCTTCTTCGGCCCGGTGTGCGAGTACGCGGTGAGCCCCGTCGGCCGTTTCGCGGCTCACTGGAACGTACCCCAGCTCACGGCTGGGGGACAGGCCCAGGGTTACTTCCAACCCCCGTTTGACGTCACCCTCACCAATGTTATGCCCCCTCACCTAAAACTCGGCAATTTCGTGGGCCAAATATTTTTGCGTTATGAGTGGACCAGGGGAATCTTCCTCTACCACGACGGAGATAATAACATTCGCGACACAGTCTTTATGACGGGCCCTGTTTACACCACAGTGAGGCAGGATTTTCGCCTAAATGTCACCCATAAGGATTTTAACGAGTACCTCCCAGGTTTGGATTATGCGGAAATACTTGAGAAGGTAGTGAGACCGACTGCGCGAGGTAAGATTTTGATCTCCATATTCGAAATGAAAATTGTGTGCATGTAATAGGCCCTACTCCCCAACTTGTCTTGTTAATACAGTCTCACGACTTAATCTTCACCATCTCCATCTTCATCTTTACTTACATAACTcaactatcatcatcaccaaccTCAACCTCTTCTTTCCCGTCTTCATTTGTCCCTACCCCTACCATCTCCCTCCATCGTCATGATAATTGTCCATCAGTATGACATGAGACTGCACTAGAAAGCTAGTGATGATGCAAAAGTAGGACTGCATGTACCCGAGTATGATATAAATTATGCGTGTATTAGTGTGATACTGGGATTCCACAGCTGATTCAATAGCACACGACATAGAAAGCTACTAGCAGCAATGATGGGCACACGTTGGTAGACGGGGGAGGCTGGAGGTGGGGGGAGTATGGGAGTGGTAGTGGGCGTGGTTAGCGAGGGAGCAAGGGGTTAATGAGCAGGGAGGGCTTTATTGTGGCAATAATCACTAATCAAAAGGTCATCTCGAAATGACATGTGTTGTCTTTGCGTGATGATACAGATTGGTTACAGGTGTAGCGAtaattgtaatgattattgataATAGGCCTATGCGAATACTCGCTTCTTTCATAACACTATTAATCACGTATTGATGTTCAAAGTGCTTTCATACGTGCTATGGAAGTATGCAAGTATGTGTATGATAACACATTCTGATTCTGGATTCATCACATGTATTTCAGTTTATGTATAGAGCAAGATTATTCTTCAGACGACCAAGTATACTGCTACATTAGTGTGTGTCTGTTAAATGAATGGGGTATGATTTATTATAATAATGCCTATAGAGTAGTCAATAGCATATCAAACGAATGGTTATGTTTTCGTGTTATTAGATTTATTTTGGCGGAAGTATAAGTGCTTTAATGAGTAGTACGTTATTCCCCTGGACGCCTCTGCGCGCAGTGCACGAAACGAAGCAGCCAAGGTTGATTTTTTACCTGTGTATCTTAGATTATATTCACCGCCAGAGacagtcatttttttcctgTATAGCTGCAACGCTGTCTTATCGATTTATACGAGTGTTATTATCTCCGCGAGAAGATGGCGTTTTCTTATTTGAGCATAAATTAAATTCCATTCCCACCAGGAGAACGCTTTATTAAGTTCCTATCAAAGGAAATGCTGCTGTTACCTTAGACGTGTAATAGTATAGTAGATACTTGCTGAGGTACGTATCCATGATTGCAACATCAACAATCACGGCGAGTTTTGAGTGACTAGTAATTATTCGCACAGAGATTCGCCTCTCGCCTGGGAATTCAACCACAATTTTGGCTGATTATCAACGTCTAGCTCTGCCGAAAATAATTAGAATGTGATGGTGTTGTTTCCGTCATTTATTTCAATGATTCATCGCTTATGTTTAATTCAAAACCGTAGAGAGGAATGGCGCAGTTTACGATGTGCGACGAAGGCTTTCGGGTTTCCCTTCCCATGCCAAAACTCCGTCGCTTTGACGTTCGTTTATTTAAGAAATAACGTGATCAACACACACTTCCCCTGGACATTTCAAGAGGATAACTTTTAACAGTCTTTGCTGGAGATGATACTATTTACCAAACAAGCAGTGAGTCCTAAAGCAATGATCATCTGCGTCAAATGTACTCACTTCGAATCACCCCGTCCTTATTTTCAACCTCGTGTTATGCTGGCATttaagtggaaaaaaaaatgagagagaaaattCTAGCAGctttgtgtgcatgtacatttaTGCCCAAACCCAACCCGAATAATATGACCAGAAATGAGAAATCATTCGTTCTGATTGTCGACGCCAACAGGCATGGGAATATCTGTCACTGTTTTAACAGCACTTTGCTTTCCGGTGGGAAATTTCCTGGGCTTCACCTGTTTAGTGTTCACCTCCTTTCTGCGCTCGCCGTTGTTTTCAGCTGCGACAGTTGCACAatgtttaaaggggaaaaaaatgaaacccaaAATGCTTATGTAAATGGAGTGGATGTGACAGCGAGTCTTTAGTAGATCACATCAGCGAAAATAAGaaaatccgttgaaaagttatgctGGATGAGAAAGACTACAACGTTTTGTTACGTCACGCgtggacaacgatataaagaaaacattgagagaattccataaaaattcattttttacgaaaagtgcacattcccttgacttgttacagACGTATAATGTCAATGGGAATGTTAATCTGGGAATGATATTCCCCCGCTTTCTAAAAAGAGGTACGGGTTAATTAAGCGCCGTTTCGTTGTGCTAGAAAACatgttgcattttctttactattttctttaaattgttgtTCA
The DNA window shown above is from Diadema setosum chromosome 14, eeDiaSeto1, whole genome shotgun sequence and carries:
- the LOC140238272 gene encoding atrial natriuretic peptide receptor 1-like; the encoded protein is MAGVRIIRRECMISAWIALVVLSQYFSVVQCVGLPDGETIDLSVMLPKDPLPSVKSETPWLPEGRHYPYHLQMVMPAMRIAVEKVQETLITNHTIVLHVDDTHCWTNTAQLAAADIFIKHRVMAFFGPVCEYAVSPVGRFAAHWNVPQLTAGGQAQGYFQPPFDVTLTNVMPPHLKLGNFVGQIFLRYEWTRGIFLYHDGDNNIRDTVFMTGPVYTTVRQDFRLNVTHKDFNEYLPGLDYAEILEKVNSFVGAFHDAVLLYAMALNETLEDPEGDPRDGASVTKRMWNRTFTGA